In a single window of the Drosophila albomicans strain 15112-1751.03 chromosome 3, ASM965048v2, whole genome shotgun sequence genome:
- the LOC117568162 gene encoding polyadenylate-binding protein-interacting protein 1 isoform X1 → MSAATLDKLATTLDVTETEQKFFESADAAAATAMSCRAPFEPEDQYKQLRRPNPGAGSAPQMSAAMQPLDQPAFHDFVNVGYGPTGGPYAAGPALNYAATSQPPNDMQNRYANMPSKLSVTANVFVPNTMDKRVPAQQQQQYQNQPYAQQPHQQRYMNGYKQQHQHQHQQQNYNHHQQNQSFNNEMQQLSNSVNTRLYFGKQPPHNGAVGNYYQQPQQQQQQVQTLQHQQHTQQPQSTFQRHTHLNNSFQQIAQQPQQPPYYHHHQQQQQQQQQQPQASTSSAAASSSSAASHPDMETIALEYLDTVIHCLNQNPGQFDTIASRFLTIFDGMESNNYVLSIAMEDIFEKSIEQPNFRYMGAKLYNLLHMLNLKQDSLFHTLLKCKLEYHQAEVTKYMQSVEQQQKVRETALFLAELYMQLRGDDDARIQLIAVNIVYSLRKLLACESAENVRCICQTLKLAGYDLSADCQQDMHVIIASLQAIEAKSPGKYAMAANVIALQQNNWGRKVLNALGGEDGDAAKPPEPPRLSDEPVFYGPDGRELTAEESDFLAAEDENNGSDGDDFDVRDNELDLDPEMDEETERAYKDFCKQGKQSQANKKS, encoded by the exons ATGTCGGCGGCTACATTGGACAAATTAGCGACGACTCTCGACGTAACCGAAACGGAACAGAAAt TTTTTGAGTCTGCCGACGCCGCTGCAGCTACCGCAATGTCATGCCGTGCACCCTTCGAACCCGAGGATCAATACAAGCAATTGCGCCGACCGAATCCTGGAGCGGGTTCTGCACCACAAATGTCTGCCGCAATGCAGCCACTCGATCAGCCAGCATTTCATGATTTTGTCAATGTGGGCTACGGTCCAACTGGCGGACCATATGCAGCTGGACCAGCTCTAAATTATGCAGCTACGTCACAGCCGCCGAACGATATGCAGAACAGATACGCAAACATGCCGTCAAAACTGTCAGTGACCGCAAATGTGTTTGTACCTAATACTATGGACAAGCGGGTgccagcacagcagcaacagcaatatcaAAATCAACCATACGCACAACAACCGCATCAGCAACGTTATATGAATGGCtataagcagcagcatcaacatcagcatcagcaacaaaaCTATAACCACCACCAGCAGAATCAATCGTTTAACAATGAGATGCAGCAGCTATCGAATTCGGTGAATACTCGTTTATATTTTGGGAAGCAGCCGCCTCATAATGGTGCGGTGGGCAATTACTAtcagcaaccgcaacaacagcagcagcaggtacAAACactgcaacaccaacagcacacacaacaaccacaatcGACATTTCAACGTCATacgcatttaaataattcattccaacaaattgcacaacagccgcagcagccgccATATTACCATcatcaccaacaacagcagcaacaacaacaacagcagccacaagcaTCGACATCATCGGCTGCAGCGTCCTCTTCTTCGGCTGCATCTCATCCCGATATGGAGACGATTGCTCTGGAATATCTTGATACTGTAATACATTGCCTTAACCAG AATCCCGGACAATTCGATACAATTGCATCACGCTTCCTAACCATCTTTGATGGTATGGAGAGCAACAACTATGTGCTCTCGATCGCCATGGAGGATATTTTTGAGAAATCAATTGAGCAACCTAATTTTCGGTACATGGGCGCCAAATTGTACAATCTTTTGCATATGCTGAATCTCAAGCAGGATTCCTTATTCCATACATTGCTAAAGTGCAAGCTTGAATACCATCAGGCCGAAGTAACCAAGTATATGCAATCggttgagcagcagcaaaaggtgCGAGAGACTGCACTATTTCTCGCCGAACTTTATATGCAATTACGTGGCGATGATGACGCTCGCATTCAGCTAATTGCTGTGAATATCGTCTACTCGTTGCGGAAACTCTTGGCCTGCGAGAGTGCTGAGAATGTGCGCTGTATTTGCCAGACCTTAAAGCTGGCCGGTTATGATCTGAGTGCTGATTGCCAACAAGACATGCACGTTATTATTGCTTCACTTCAGGCGATTGAAGCCAAGTCGCCGGGAAAATACGCTATGGCTGCCAATGTGATTGCTTTGCAGCAGAACAATTGGGGCCGCAAGGTCTTAAATGCTCTGGGTGGAGAGGATGGCGATGCAGCCAAGCCACCAGAGCCACCACGTTTGAGCGATGAGCCTGTGTTTTATGGACCCGATGGACGTGAGCTTACGGCCGAGGAAAGTGATTTTCTGGCTGCGGAAGATGAAAATAACGGCAGCGACGGCGATGATTTTGATGTCAGAGATAATGAATTGGACCTCGACCCAGAAATGGACGAAGAGACTGAGCGTGCATACAAGGACTTTTGCAAGCAAGGCAAACAATcgcaggcaaacaaaaaatcttag
- the LOC117568162 gene encoding polyadenylate-binding protein-interacting protein 1 isoform X2, producing the protein MRVSTKALRLINPVFESADAAAATAMSCRAPFEPEDQYKQLRRPNPGAGSAPQMSAAMQPLDQPAFHDFVNVGYGPTGGPYAAGPALNYAATSQPPNDMQNRYANMPSKLSVTANVFVPNTMDKRVPAQQQQQYQNQPYAQQPHQQRYMNGYKQQHQHQHQQQNYNHHQQNQSFNNEMQQLSNSVNTRLYFGKQPPHNGAVGNYYQQPQQQQQQVQTLQHQQHTQQPQSTFQRHTHLNNSFQQIAQQPQQPPYYHHHQQQQQQQQQQPQASTSSAAASSSSAASHPDMETIALEYLDTVIHCLNQNPGQFDTIASRFLTIFDGMESNNYVLSIAMEDIFEKSIEQPNFRYMGAKLYNLLHMLNLKQDSLFHTLLKCKLEYHQAEVTKYMQSVEQQQKVRETALFLAELYMQLRGDDDARIQLIAVNIVYSLRKLLACESAENVRCICQTLKLAGYDLSADCQQDMHVIIASLQAIEAKSPGKYAMAANVIALQQNNWGRKVLNALGGEDGDAAKPPEPPRLSDEPVFYGPDGRELTAEESDFLAAEDENNGSDGDDFDVRDNELDLDPEMDEETERAYKDFCKQGKQSQANKKS; encoded by the exons ATGCGAGTGTCTACTAAGGCTTTACGTTTAATTAATCCAG TTTTTGAGTCTGCCGACGCCGCTGCAGCTACCGCAATGTCATGCCGTGCACCCTTCGAACCCGAGGATCAATACAAGCAATTGCGCCGACCGAATCCTGGAGCGGGTTCTGCACCACAAATGTCTGCCGCAATGCAGCCACTCGATCAGCCAGCATTTCATGATTTTGTCAATGTGGGCTACGGTCCAACTGGCGGACCATATGCAGCTGGACCAGCTCTAAATTATGCAGCTACGTCACAGCCGCCGAACGATATGCAGAACAGATACGCAAACATGCCGTCAAAACTGTCAGTGACCGCAAATGTGTTTGTACCTAATACTATGGACAAGCGGGTgccagcacagcagcaacagcaatatcaAAATCAACCATACGCACAACAACCGCATCAGCAACGTTATATGAATGGCtataagcagcagcatcaacatcagcatcagcaacaaaaCTATAACCACCACCAGCAGAATCAATCGTTTAACAATGAGATGCAGCAGCTATCGAATTCGGTGAATACTCGTTTATATTTTGGGAAGCAGCCGCCTCATAATGGTGCGGTGGGCAATTACTAtcagcaaccgcaacaacagcagcagcaggtacAAACactgcaacaccaacagcacacacaacaaccacaatcGACATTTCAACGTCATacgcatttaaataattcattccaacaaattgcacaacagccgcagcagccgccATATTACCATcatcaccaacaacagcagcaacaacaacaacagcagccacaagcaTCGACATCATCGGCTGCAGCGTCCTCTTCTTCGGCTGCATCTCATCCCGATATGGAGACGATTGCTCTGGAATATCTTGATACTGTAATACATTGCCTTAACCAG AATCCCGGACAATTCGATACAATTGCATCACGCTTCCTAACCATCTTTGATGGTATGGAGAGCAACAACTATGTGCTCTCGATCGCCATGGAGGATATTTTTGAGAAATCAATTGAGCAACCTAATTTTCGGTACATGGGCGCCAAATTGTACAATCTTTTGCATATGCTGAATCTCAAGCAGGATTCCTTATTCCATACATTGCTAAAGTGCAAGCTTGAATACCATCAGGCCGAAGTAACCAAGTATATGCAATCggttgagcagcagcaaaaggtgCGAGAGACTGCACTATTTCTCGCCGAACTTTATATGCAATTACGTGGCGATGATGACGCTCGCATTCAGCTAATTGCTGTGAATATCGTCTACTCGTTGCGGAAACTCTTGGCCTGCGAGAGTGCTGAGAATGTGCGCTGTATTTGCCAGACCTTAAAGCTGGCCGGTTATGATCTGAGTGCTGATTGCCAACAAGACATGCACGTTATTATTGCTTCACTTCAGGCGATTGAAGCCAAGTCGCCGGGAAAATACGCTATGGCTGCCAATGTGATTGCTTTGCAGCAGAACAATTGGGGCCGCAAGGTCTTAAATGCTCTGGGTGGAGAGGATGGCGATGCAGCCAAGCCACCAGAGCCACCACGTTTGAGCGATGAGCCTGTGTTTTATGGACCCGATGGACGTGAGCTTACGGCCGAGGAAAGTGATTTTCTGGCTGCGGAAGATGAAAATAACGGCAGCGACGGCGATGATTTTGATGTCAGAGATAATGAATTGGACCTCGACCCAGAAATGGACGAAGAGACTGAGCGTGCATACAAGGACTTTTGCAAGCAAGGCAAACAATcgcaggcaaacaaaaaatcttag
- the LOC117568162 gene encoding polyadenylate-binding protein-interacting protein 1 isoform X4: protein MSAATLDKLATTLDVTETEQKFFESADAAAATAMSCRAPFEPEDQYKQLRRPNPGAGSAPQMSAAMQPLDQPAFHDFVNVGYGPTGGPYAAGPALNYAATSQPPNDMQNRYANMPSKLSVTANVFVPNTMDKRVPAQQQQQYQNQPYAQQPHQQRYMNGYKQQHQHQHQQQNYNHHQQNQSFNNEMQQLSNSVNTRLYFGKQPPHNGAVGNYYQQPQQQQQQPQQPPYYHHHQQQQQQQQQQPQASTSSAAASSSSAASHPDMETIALEYLDTVIHCLNQNPGQFDTIASRFLTIFDGMESNNYVLSIAMEDIFEKSIEQPNFRYMGAKLYNLLHMLNLKQDSLFHTLLKCKLEYHQAEVTKYMQSVEQQQKVRETALFLAELYMQLRGDDDARIQLIAVNIVYSLRKLLACESAENVRCICQTLKLAGYDLSADCQQDMHVIIASLQAIEAKSPGKYAMAANVIALQQNNWGRKVLNALGGEDGDAAKPPEPPRLSDEPVFYGPDGRELTAEESDFLAAEDENNGSDGDDFDVRDNELDLDPEMDEETERAYKDFCKQGKQSQANKKS, encoded by the exons ATGTCGGCGGCTACATTGGACAAATTAGCGACGACTCTCGACGTAACCGAAACGGAACAGAAAt TTTTTGAGTCTGCCGACGCCGCTGCAGCTACCGCAATGTCATGCCGTGCACCCTTCGAACCCGAGGATCAATACAAGCAATTGCGCCGACCGAATCCTGGAGCGGGTTCTGCACCACAAATGTCTGCCGCAATGCAGCCACTCGATCAGCCAGCATTTCATGATTTTGTCAATGTGGGCTACGGTCCAACTGGCGGACCATATGCAGCTGGACCAGCTCTAAATTATGCAGCTACGTCACAGCCGCCGAACGATATGCAGAACAGATACGCAAACATGCCGTCAAAACTGTCAGTGACCGCAAATGTGTTTGTACCTAATACTATGGACAAGCGGGTgccagcacagcagcaacagcaatatcaAAATCAACCATACGCACAACAACCGCATCAGCAACGTTATATGAATGGCtataagcagcagcatcaacatcagcatcagcaacaaaaCTATAACCACCACCAGCAGAATCAATCGTTTAACAATGAGATGCAGCAGCTATCGAATTCGGTGAATACTCGTTTATATTTTGGGAAGCAGCCGCCTCATAATGGTGCGGTGGGCAATTACTAtcagcaaccgcaacaacagcagcagcag ccgcagcagccgccATATTACCATcatcaccaacaacagcagcaacaacaacaacagcagccacaagcaTCGACATCATCGGCTGCAGCGTCCTCTTCTTCGGCTGCATCTCATCCCGATATGGAGACGATTGCTCTGGAATATCTTGATACTGTAATACATTGCCTTAACCAG AATCCCGGACAATTCGATACAATTGCATCACGCTTCCTAACCATCTTTGATGGTATGGAGAGCAACAACTATGTGCTCTCGATCGCCATGGAGGATATTTTTGAGAAATCAATTGAGCAACCTAATTTTCGGTACATGGGCGCCAAATTGTACAATCTTTTGCATATGCTGAATCTCAAGCAGGATTCCTTATTCCATACATTGCTAAAGTGCAAGCTTGAATACCATCAGGCCGAAGTAACCAAGTATATGCAATCggttgagcagcagcaaaaggtgCGAGAGACTGCACTATTTCTCGCCGAACTTTATATGCAATTACGTGGCGATGATGACGCTCGCATTCAGCTAATTGCTGTGAATATCGTCTACTCGTTGCGGAAACTCTTGGCCTGCGAGAGTGCTGAGAATGTGCGCTGTATTTGCCAGACCTTAAAGCTGGCCGGTTATGATCTGAGTGCTGATTGCCAACAAGACATGCACGTTATTATTGCTTCACTTCAGGCGATTGAAGCCAAGTCGCCGGGAAAATACGCTATGGCTGCCAATGTGATTGCTTTGCAGCAGAACAATTGGGGCCGCAAGGTCTTAAATGCTCTGGGTGGAGAGGATGGCGATGCAGCCAAGCCACCAGAGCCACCACGTTTGAGCGATGAGCCTGTGTTTTATGGACCCGATGGACGTGAGCTTACGGCCGAGGAAAGTGATTTTCTGGCTGCGGAAGATGAAAATAACGGCAGCGACGGCGATGATTTTGATGTCAGAGATAATGAATTGGACCTCGACCCAGAAATGGACGAAGAGACTGAGCGTGCATACAAGGACTTTTGCAAGCAAGGCAAACAATcgcaggcaaacaaaaaatcttag
- the LOC117568162 gene encoding polyadenylate-binding protein-interacting protein 1 isoform X3 yields MSCRAPFEPEDQYKQLRRPNPGAGSAPQMSAAMQPLDQPAFHDFVNVGYGPTGGPYAAGPALNYAATSQPPNDMQNRYANMPSKLSVTANVFVPNTMDKRVPAQQQQQYQNQPYAQQPHQQRYMNGYKQQHQHQHQQQNYNHHQQNQSFNNEMQQLSNSVNTRLYFGKQPPHNGAVGNYYQQPQQQQQQVQTLQHQQHTQQPQSTFQRHTHLNNSFQQIAQQPQQPPYYHHHQQQQQQQQQQPQASTSSAAASSSSAASHPDMETIALEYLDTVIHCLNQNPGQFDTIASRFLTIFDGMESNNYVLSIAMEDIFEKSIEQPNFRYMGAKLYNLLHMLNLKQDSLFHTLLKCKLEYHQAEVTKYMQSVEQQQKVRETALFLAELYMQLRGDDDARIQLIAVNIVYSLRKLLACESAENVRCICQTLKLAGYDLSADCQQDMHVIIASLQAIEAKSPGKYAMAANVIALQQNNWGRKVLNALGGEDGDAAKPPEPPRLSDEPVFYGPDGRELTAEESDFLAAEDENNGSDGDDFDVRDNELDLDPEMDEETERAYKDFCKQGKQSQANKKS; encoded by the exons ATGTCATGCCGTGCACCCTTCGAACCCGAGGATCAATACAAGCAATTGCGCCGACCGAATCCTGGAGCGGGTTCTGCACCACAAATGTCTGCCGCAATGCAGCCACTCGATCAGCCAGCATTTCATGATTTTGTCAATGTGGGCTACGGTCCAACTGGCGGACCATATGCAGCTGGACCAGCTCTAAATTATGCAGCTACGTCACAGCCGCCGAACGATATGCAGAACAGATACGCAAACATGCCGTCAAAACTGTCAGTGACCGCAAATGTGTTTGTACCTAATACTATGGACAAGCGGGTgccagcacagcagcaacagcaatatcaAAATCAACCATACGCACAACAACCGCATCAGCAACGTTATATGAATGGCtataagcagcagcatcaacatcagcatcagcaacaaaaCTATAACCACCACCAGCAGAATCAATCGTTTAACAATGAGATGCAGCAGCTATCGAATTCGGTGAATACTCGTTTATATTTTGGGAAGCAGCCGCCTCATAATGGTGCGGTGGGCAATTACTAtcagcaaccgcaacaacagcagcagcaggtacAAACactgcaacaccaacagcacacacaacaaccacaatcGACATTTCAACGTCATacgcatttaaataattcattccaacaaattgcacaacagccgcagcagccgccATATTACCATcatcaccaacaacagcagcaacaacaacaacagcagccacaagcaTCGACATCATCGGCTGCAGCGTCCTCTTCTTCGGCTGCATCTCATCCCGATATGGAGACGATTGCTCTGGAATATCTTGATACTGTAATACATTGCCTTAACCAG AATCCCGGACAATTCGATACAATTGCATCACGCTTCCTAACCATCTTTGATGGTATGGAGAGCAACAACTATGTGCTCTCGATCGCCATGGAGGATATTTTTGAGAAATCAATTGAGCAACCTAATTTTCGGTACATGGGCGCCAAATTGTACAATCTTTTGCATATGCTGAATCTCAAGCAGGATTCCTTATTCCATACATTGCTAAAGTGCAAGCTTGAATACCATCAGGCCGAAGTAACCAAGTATATGCAATCggttgagcagcagcaaaaggtgCGAGAGACTGCACTATTTCTCGCCGAACTTTATATGCAATTACGTGGCGATGATGACGCTCGCATTCAGCTAATTGCTGTGAATATCGTCTACTCGTTGCGGAAACTCTTGGCCTGCGAGAGTGCTGAGAATGTGCGCTGTATTTGCCAGACCTTAAAGCTGGCCGGTTATGATCTGAGTGCTGATTGCCAACAAGACATGCACGTTATTATTGCTTCACTTCAGGCGATTGAAGCCAAGTCGCCGGGAAAATACGCTATGGCTGCCAATGTGATTGCTTTGCAGCAGAACAATTGGGGCCGCAAGGTCTTAAATGCTCTGGGTGGAGAGGATGGCGATGCAGCCAAGCCACCAGAGCCACCACGTTTGAGCGATGAGCCTGTGTTTTATGGACCCGATGGACGTGAGCTTACGGCCGAGGAAAGTGATTTTCTGGCTGCGGAAGATGAAAATAACGGCAGCGACGGCGATGATTTTGATGTCAGAGATAATGAATTGGACCTCGACCCAGAAATGGACGAAGAGACTGAGCGTGCATACAAGGACTTTTGCAAGCAAGGCAAACAATcgcaggcaaacaaaaaatcttag